A single Cannabis sativa cultivar Pink pepper isolate KNU-18-1 chromosome 7, ASM2916894v1, whole genome shotgun sequence DNA region contains:
- the LOC115697396 gene encoding auxin response factor 3, translated as MAGPGPGLILIDLNTTEEDETPSSGSTASTSSASAYITNTTASASASSSPSSSSSSSVCLELWHACAGPLISLPKKGTVVVYFPQGHLEQLSDFPASLCDFPPHLFCRVSDVKLHAEEGTDEVYAQVSLFPESEKLRDGEFDADGDEEDIEAVVKSTTPHMFCKTLTASDTSTHGGFSVPRRAAEDCFPPLDYNQQRPSQELVAKDLHGLEWRFRHIYRGQPRRHLLTTGWSAFVNKKKLVSGDAVLFLRGDDGELRLGIRRAAQVKGCGSFPTMFSQQLNYSSMKDVVSAMSTRSAFNLYYNPRASSSAFIIPVRKFLRSLDHPFSVGMRFKMRFETEDAAERRYTGLVTGIGDMDPVRWPGSKWRCLAVRWDDIDSNRHGRVSPWEIEPSGSVSSSTGMMAPGLKRTRIGLSSGKAEFPVPNGIGASDFGEPLRFQKVLQGQEILGFDTPFDGVGAQCQHPSERRGFPSLNSSGIAVMGNNSVRHMRVNSDNITPARMGFGESFRFHKVLQGQEIHPTSPCGRAPATHEESEYSGFEFMDRVQVPSSRSAWSNVMQNNTTLGRTSAKSIQVSSPSSVLMFQQAINPLSTFNAIQNSHNQEEQRATKRSLCTAESTNVGNLMPFPLSDRGFNGEYHGGTKSVYHSSDRNPHGISCPLTTLPDFRSSQDVVSSCKSSCRLFGFSLTEEKHLPSEKGSPVSSSLNPGVPLFPDVGGQFHTKPPLMTKAVRSNCTKVSDLYTVKDMLFDIAL; from the exons ATggcgggtccgggtccgggtctgatTCTGATCGATCTCAACACTACCGAGGAGGATGAAACGCCGTCGTCTGGTTCGACGGCTTCTACGTCCTCTGCTTCTGCATATATAACAAATACAACGGCTTCGGCTTCGGCTTCTTCATcgccttcttcatcttcttcttcctcagtgTGCTTGGAGCTATGGCACGCCTGCGCTGGCCCACTCATTTCCCTCCCCAAGAAAGGGACCGTCGTAGTTTACTTCCCTCAGGGCCACTTGGAACAGCTCTCTGACTTCCCGGCGTCTCTCTGTGATTTCCCACCCCACCTCTTCTGCCGCGTTTCGGACGTCAAGCTCCAT GCCGAGGAAGGCACTGATGAGGTCTACGCACAGGTGTCTCTTTTTCCTGAAAGCGAG AAACTGCGAGATGGGGAATTTGATGCTGATGGCGATGAGGAAGATATTGAAGCAGTCGTTAAGTCCACAACGCCCCACATGTTCTGTAAGACCCTTACGGCTTCAGATACCAGTACTCATGGAGGTTTCTCTGTTCCTCGTCGAGCTGCTGAGGATTGCTTTCCTCCACTG GATTATAATCAACAAAGGCCTTCACAAGAGCTAGTTGCAAAGGATCTCCATGGCCTGGAATGGAGGTTTCGCCATATCTATAGAG GGCAACCGCGAAGGCACTTGCTCACAACGGGATGGAGTGCTTTTGTTAACAAGAAGAAGCTTGTTTCCGGTGATGCTGTGCTCTTTCTTAG GGGTGATGACGGAGAACTGAGATTAGGAATTCGAAGGGCTGCTCAGGTCAAAGGTTGCGGTAGTTTTCCAACTATGTTTAGTCAACAACTGAATTATAGCTCTATGAAAGATGTAGTTAGTGCTATGTCTACGAGGAGTGCTTTCAACCTCTACTATAATCCAAG GGCAAGCTCGTCAGCATTTATCATACCTGTCCGTAAATTCTTGAGAAGCCTTGATCATCCATTTTCTGTTGGCATGAGGTTTAAGATGCGTTTTGAAACAGAAGATGCAGCAGAGCGAAG ATACACGGGACTAGTAACTGGGATTGGGGATATGGATCCTGTTAGATGGCCTGGTTCAAAGTGGAGATGCCTAGCT GTTAGGTGGGATGATATTGACTCGAATAGGCATGGCAGAGTTTCTCCATGGGAAATTGAGCCATCTGGTTCTGTTTCTAGTTCCACTGGCATGATGGCACCAGGTCTGAAGAGAACCAGGATTGGATTGTCTTCGGGGAAAGCAGAATTTCCAGTTCCAA ATGGAATTGGTGCATCAGACTTCGGGGAGCCATTGAGGTTCCAGAAGGTCTTGCAAGGTCAAGAAATTTTGGGTTTTGATACTCCTTTCGATGGCGTGGGTGCTCAATGTCAACATCCATCTGAGAGGAGGGGCTTTCCTAGTTTAAACAGTTCTGGGATTGCTGTAATGGGTAATAATAGTGTTAGACACATGCGTGTGAATTCTGACAATATTACCCCTGCTCGCATGGGCTTTGGTGAATCATTCCGATTCCATAAGGTCTTGCAAGGTCAAGAAATACATCCAACCTCACCATGTGGAAGAGCCCCAGCTACTCATGAGGAAAGTGAGTACAGTGGCTTTGAATTCATGGATCGTGTTCAGGTGCCAAGCTCTAGAAGTGCATGGTCAAACGTTATGCAGAATAATACAACACTTGGTCGCACATCTGCCAAATCTATACAAGTATCTTCACCCTCTTCCGTTTTAATGTTTCAGCAAGCAATCAATCCACTTTCAACTTTCAATGCCATTCAAAATAGTCATAATCAGGAGGAGCAGAGAGCTACAAAGCGAAGCTTGTGCACTGCTGAATCTACTAATGTTGGAAATTTAATGCCATTCCCGTTGTCTGATCGTGGCTTCAATGGTGAATATCATGGGGGAACAAAGTCTGTGTATCACTCTTCTGATCGGAATCCTCATGGAATTTCATGCCCTCTTACAACTCTTCCTGACTTTAGGAGCAGTCAAGATGTAGTTTCATCATGCAAAAGTAGCTGTAGACTTTTTGGTTTCTCATTGACTGAGGAAAAACATCTTCCAAGTGAGAAAGGCTCTCCAGTTTCCTCTTCGTTGAATCCTGGAGTTCCTTTGTTTCCTGATGTTGGAGGGCAGTTTCATACAAAACCTCCTTTGATGACTAAAGCAGTCCGAAGCAATTGTACCAAAGTAAGCGACCTCTACACTGTCAAAGATATGCTTTTCGATATTGCGTTGTAG